A single window of Nocardia sp. NBC_01327 DNA harbors:
- the ribH gene encoding 6,7-dimethyl-8-ribityllumazine synthase, with translation MSGTGVPTFELADAKDLKLGIVASRWHTTICDALVANAEKTAREAGVGDITVVRVAGAMELPVVAQALARTHDAVVALGVVIRGGTPHFEYVCDSVTAGLTRVSLDEGTPVTNGVLTVNTEQEALDRAGLPGSVENKGEQASAAALDAALTLRDLRQTV, from the coding sequence ATGAGCGGCACGGGCGTACCCACGTTCGAGCTCGCCGATGCCAAGGACCTCAAACTTGGCATTGTCGCGTCGCGCTGGCACACCACCATCTGCGACGCCCTGGTGGCGAACGCGGAGAAGACGGCGCGTGAGGCCGGGGTCGGCGATATCACCGTGGTCCGCGTGGCGGGCGCCATGGAGCTGCCGGTGGTGGCGCAGGCGCTGGCCCGCACGCATGATGCGGTGGTCGCGCTGGGCGTCGTGATCCGTGGTGGCACACCGCATTTCGAGTACGTATGCGATTCGGTCACCGCCGGTCTCACCCGGGTGTCGCTGGATGAGGGCACCCCGGTCACCAATGGCGTGCTCACCGTCAATACCGAGCAGGAGGCCCTCGACCGCGCGGGTCTGCCCGGTTCGGTGGAGAACAAGGGGGAGCAGGCCTCGGCCGCTGCCCTGGATGCCGCGCTGACCCTGCGCGACCTGCGTCAGACCGTCTAG
- a CDS encoding RsmB/NOP family class I SAM-dependent RNA methyltransferase: MVSRGKDTRGRVAAKGDSKRTTAAGKHGDRGDRGAEAAQGLDPVRVVARDVLRAVRERDAYANLVLPGLLRERKISGRDAALATELTYGSARSLGLLDAVIAAGAGRPVDEIDGPLLDALRLGAYQLLRTRIGAHAAVDTSVALVRAEFGIGRAGFVNAVLRRVAERSAEQWVEALAPKDPLGQMAFEFAHPVWIAQAFADALGERAGELREVLAADDARPIVHLVARPGEMSAEELALVTGGEEGRWSPYAVYLDSGDPGKLEPVRDGLAGVQDEGSQLVALALTRAPLEGPDGGRWLDLCAGPGGKAALLGAIADIDGFRIDAVEPAEHRAELVRQSTRGMPVDIHIADGRDSGLAPGYDRVLVDAPCTGLGALRRRPEARWRRQPSDVGDLVKLQRELLSAAWDLVRPGGVVVYSTCSPHLAETVSVVSDMVRRTGAEQLDSRELLPGVPDLGDGPAAQLWPHRHGTDAMFVAALRKPLA; encoded by the coding sequence GTGGTCAGTCGCGGCAAGGACACTCGGGGGCGGGTTGCGGCCAAGGGTGACTCGAAGCGGACCACTGCTGCCGGTAAGCACGGGGATCGCGGGGATCGGGGTGCGGAGGCCGCGCAGGGGTTGGATCCGGTGCGTGTTGTCGCGCGGGATGTATTGCGGGCGGTGCGGGAGCGGGACGCCTATGCGAATCTTGTGCTGCCGGGGCTGCTTCGGGAGCGGAAGATCAGTGGGCGGGATGCGGCGCTGGCCACGGAGTTGACCTATGGGTCGGCGCGGTCGCTGGGGTTGCTCGATGCGGTGATCGCGGCGGGGGCGGGGCGGCCGGTCGATGAGATCGACGGGCCGCTGCTGGATGCCCTGCGGTTGGGCGCGTATCAATTGCTGCGGACTCGCATCGGGGCGCATGCCGCGGTGGATACCTCGGTGGCGCTGGTGCGGGCCGAATTCGGTATCGGGCGAGCCGGTTTCGTGAATGCGGTGCTGCGGCGGGTGGCGGAGCGGTCGGCCGAGCAGTGGGTCGAGGCGCTGGCGCCGAAGGATCCGCTGGGGCAGATGGCCTTCGAGTTCGCGCATCCGGTGTGGATCGCGCAGGCGTTCGCGGATGCGCTGGGCGAGCGGGCCGGTGAGCTGCGTGAGGTGCTCGCGGCCGATGATGCCCGTCCGATCGTGCATCTGGTGGCGCGTCCCGGCGAAATGAGCGCCGAGGAGCTGGCCCTGGTGACCGGCGGCGAGGAAGGGCGCTGGTCGCCGTACGCCGTGTATCTGGACAGTGGTGATCCGGGCAAACTGGAACCGGTCCGCGACGGCCTGGCCGGTGTGCAGGACGAGGGCAGTCAGCTTGTCGCCCTGGCCCTTACGCGTGCACCCCTCGAGGGCCCGGACGGCGGCCGCTGGCTGGACCTGTGCGCCGGACCGGGTGGCAAGGCCGCGCTGCTGGGTGCGATCGCCGATATCGACGGCTTCCGCATCGATGCGGTGGAGCCCGCCGAACATCGCGCCGAACTGGTCCGCCAGTCGACCCGCGGCATGCCGGTCGATATTCACATCGCCGACGGTCGCGACAGCGGTCTGGCTCCGGGGTACGACCGCGTTCTGGTCGATGCCCCCTGCACGGGCCTGGGCGCGCTGCGCCGTCGCCCGGAGGCGCGCTGGCGTCGTCAGCCGTCCGATGTGGGCGACCTGGTGAAGTTGCAGCGTGAATTGCTCTCCGCCGCATGGGATTTGGTGCGCCCCGGTGGCGTGGTCGTGTACTCGACCTGCTCCCCGCATCTGGCGGAGACGGTATCGGTGGTGTCCGATATGGTCCGCCGCACCGGCGCGGAGCAGCTCGATTCCCGCGAACTGCTGCCCGGCGTCCCCGATCTCGGTGACGGTCCCGCCGCACAGCTGTGGCCGCACCGGCACGGCACCGACGCCATGTTCGTCGCCGCCCTGCGCAAGCCACTCGCGTAA
- the rpe gene encoding ribulose-phosphate 3-epimerase translates to MIAPSILSADFARLGDEVKAIEGADWVHVDVMDNHFVPNLTLGLPVVESLLRVTDIPLDCHLMIDNPERWAPGYAEAGAYNVTFHAEATDNPIAVARDIRAAGAKAGLSVKPGTPIEPYLEILREFDTLLVMSVEPGFGGQSFIAEVLDKARTVRRLVDAGELRLVVEIDGGINMNTIEQAAEAGIDCFVAGSAVYGTADPAATVEALRQRVIAVEASAAK, encoded by the coding sequence ATGATCGCGCCGTCCATCCTGTCCGCCGATTTCGCGCGACTCGGTGACGAGGTGAAGGCCATCGAGGGCGCCGACTGGGTGCACGTGGATGTCATGGACAACCACTTCGTCCCGAACCTGACCCTGGGTCTGCCGGTGGTGGAAAGTCTGTTGCGGGTCACCGACATTCCGCTGGACTGCCACCTCATGATCGACAATCCCGAGCGCTGGGCGCCGGGCTATGCGGAGGCGGGCGCGTACAACGTCACCTTCCATGCCGAGGCCACCGACAATCCGATCGCCGTGGCGCGCGATATCCGCGCGGCGGGTGCGAAGGCAGGGCTGTCGGTCAAGCCCGGCACCCCGATCGAGCCGTACCTGGAGATCCTGCGCGAGTTCGACACCCTGCTGGTCATGAGTGTCGAGCCCGGCTTCGGCGGGCAGTCCTTCATTGCCGAGGTGCTCGACAAGGCGCGCACGGTGCGCCGCCTGGTCGATGCGGGTGAGCTGCGCCTGGTGGTGGAGATCGACGGCGGCATCAATATGAACACCATCGAGCAGGCCGCCGAGGCCGGTATCGATTGCTTTGTCGCCGGTTCCGCCGTGTACGGCACCGCCGACCCCGCTGCCACCGTGGAAGCCCTGCGGCAGCGGGTCATCGCGGTGGAAGCCTCAGCGGCGAAGTAG
- a CDS encoding SigB/SigF/SigG family RNA polymerase sigma factor: MADEDIVFVSPEETQPGSPENSTAAETPENGTAPENEAAAESEDAADETVDAEEAEELAEEVARSGSGYDDVSALFEQLAGTDPTSPRRTALRGELINRCIPLADHIARKFSGRGEPFDDLTQVARVGLVHAVDRFDVSRGSNFLSFAVPTIMGEVRRYFRDNTWAMRVPRRVKETHLRIGSAIDALSQQLGRSPTAKEIAAQLGIDADEVTQAVIAGNAYQPASIDAVSVGRDTEASLLDTLGEEESQFDRVEEYVAIRPLLAGLPERERRILTMRFFESMTQTQIAQQMGISQMHVSRILAKTLARLREQTTRE; the protein is encoded by the coding sequence GTGGCCGACGAGGACATCGTGTTCGTATCCCCCGAAGAAACGCAGCCCGGCTCGCCCGAAAACAGCACTGCCGCCGAGACACCCGAGAACGGCACGGCCCCCGAGAACGAGGCAGCCGCCGAATCCGAGGACGCCGCCGACGAGACCGTCGATGCCGAGGAAGCCGAGGAACTCGCCGAGGAGGTCGCGCGCAGCGGCTCCGGATACGACGATGTGTCGGCCCTGTTCGAGCAGCTGGCGGGCACCGATCCGACATCTCCGCGGCGCACCGCGCTGCGCGGTGAGCTGATCAACCGCTGTATCCCGCTGGCGGACCACATCGCTCGCAAATTCTCCGGACGCGGCGAGCCGTTCGACGATCTCACCCAGGTGGCGCGCGTGGGCCTGGTGCACGCGGTGGATCGGTTCGATGTCAGCCGGGGCTCCAACTTCCTGTCCTTCGCGGTGCCGACCATCATGGGCGAGGTCCGCCGGTACTTCCGCGACAACACCTGGGCCATGCGAGTTCCGCGGCGGGTCAAGGAGACTCATCTACGCATCGGCTCGGCCATCGACGCGCTCTCGCAGCAGCTGGGCCGCTCCCCCACCGCCAAGGAGATCGCCGCCCAGCTGGGCATCGACGCGGACGAGGTGACCCAGGCCGTCATCGCCGGGAACGCCTACCAGCCCGCCTCGATCGACGCGGTGTCCGTCGGCCGCGATACCGAGGCCTCGCTGCTGGACACCCTCGGCGAGGAGGAATCGCAGTTCGATCGGGTCGAGGAGTACGTGGCGATCCGGCCGCTGCTGGCCGGACTGCCCGAGCGGGAGCGGCGCATTCTCACCATGCGGTTCTTCGAATCCATGACGCAGACGCAGATCGCCCAGCAGATGGGGATCTCACAGATGCACGTCTCCCGGATTCTGGCGAAAACCCTTGCCCGCCTGCGGGAGCAGACGACACGCGAATAG
- a CDS encoding gamma-glutamyltransferase family protein, which translates to MRRHTWSGAGAALLLLLGLATACSSDSGAPQAACTSSPNGTPLSAATGSGPTSTNLSLNPEIATGYRTGMKPVHTNTFAVSTANPVATEAACAVLRDGGTAADALIVAQTVLGLVEPQATGIGGGAFLLYYDATTKQIDAYDGRETAPQAATQDYLRWISDTDRTTPQPTARASGRSIGTPGVLRLLELEHNDHGRQPWRDLFAPAISMADQGFVIGPRMASQIADSAADLARDENSRHYFLRADGTAKPAGTTLTNPAIGKVLSAIATDGPDAFYKGAVAADIVDAIATSSGGRTPGLTSLADLAAYQAKKRTVVCSPYRTHEICGMPNPSSGGLAVEATLGILSNFDLSAMKPTDATGDSDTARNGGKPTAAAVHLISEAERLAYADRDKYVADSDFIPLPGNSPQALLNPDYLKQRASLIDPNHSMGTAQPGDFGPVPLGSGPQQPEHGTSHISIIDKYGNAASMTTTVESAFGAFHMVDGIVLNNQLTDFSAEPLDKAGVPVANRIDPGKRPRSSMAPTLVFDRAADGSRGPLTYVTGSPGGGVIIQFVVKTLVALLDWGLDPQQAVSMVDFGAANSPVTGVGGEHPAIDAGDHGDHDPLVQRLRQLGHQVSVDPQSSGLSALVRDGNGWTGGADPRREGIVLGDTH; encoded by the coding sequence ATGCGAAGGCATACCTGGAGCGGCGCCGGCGCCGCCCTGCTACTGCTGCTCGGCCTGGCCACCGCCTGCTCGTCCGATTCGGGCGCACCGCAGGCGGCCTGTACCAGCTCGCCCAACGGCACGCCGCTCAGCGCGGCCACGGGCAGCGGCCCCACCAGCACAAATCTGAGTCTGAACCCCGAGATCGCGACGGGCTATCGCACCGGGATGAAACCGGTGCACACCAATACCTTCGCCGTCTCCACCGCCAATCCCGTGGCGACCGAGGCGGCTTGCGCGGTATTGCGCGACGGCGGGACGGCCGCGGACGCGCTCATCGTGGCGCAGACCGTGCTCGGTCTGGTGGAGCCGCAGGCCACCGGAATCGGCGGCGGCGCGTTCCTGCTCTACTACGACGCGACGACCAAGCAGATCGACGCCTATGACGGCCGCGAAACCGCGCCGCAGGCCGCCACGCAGGACTATCTGCGCTGGATCAGCGATACCGACCGCACCACACCGCAACCCACCGCGCGGGCCAGCGGACGGTCCATCGGCACTCCGGGCGTCCTGCGGCTGCTCGAACTCGAACACAACGACCATGGCAGGCAACCTTGGCGCGACCTGTTCGCCCCGGCCATTTCCATGGCCGATCAGGGGTTCGTGATCGGGCCGCGCATGGCGAGTCAAATCGCCGACTCCGCTGCCGATCTCGCACGGGACGAGAACTCGCGCCATTACTTCCTGCGGGCCGACGGGACCGCCAAGCCCGCCGGGACCACACTGACCAACCCGGCCATCGGCAAGGTCCTCTCGGCGATAGCCACCGACGGCCCCGACGCCTTCTACAAGGGAGCGGTGGCCGCCGATATCGTCGACGCCATCGCCACCAGCTCGGGCGGGCGCACGCCGGGACTGACCTCACTCGCGGATCTTGCTGCGTACCAGGCGAAGAAGCGCACGGTGGTGTGCTCGCCGTATCGCACGCACGAGATCTGCGGTATGCCGAATCCGTCCTCGGGCGGTCTGGCCGTCGAGGCCACCCTGGGCATCCTGTCGAACTTCGACCTGTCCGCCATGAAGCCGACCGATGCCACCGGCGATAGCGATACAGCCCGCAATGGCGGCAAGCCGACGGCCGCGGCCGTGCATCTCATCTCCGAGGCCGAGCGTCTGGCCTATGCCGATCGCGACAAGTACGTCGCCGACTCGGATTTCATTCCGCTGCCGGGCAATTCGCCGCAGGCGCTGCTGAATCCGGACTACCTGAAGCAGCGCGCGAGCCTCATCGACCCGAACCACAGCATGGGCACCGCACAGCCCGGTGACTTCGGACCGGTGCCGCTCGGCAGCGGTCCGCAGCAACCCGAGCACGGCACCAGCCATATCTCGATCATTGACAAGTACGGCAATGCCGCATCCATGACCACCACGGTGGAATCCGCGTTCGGCGCCTTCCATATGGTGGACGGCATTGTGCTGAACAATCAGCTGACCGACTTCTCGGCGGAACCGCTGGACAAAGCCGGTGTGCCCGTTGCCAATCGCATCGATCCGGGCAAGCGGCCGCGCAGTTCGATGGCCCCGACGCTGGTCTTCGATCGCGCCGCCGACGGTTCGCGCGGGCCGCTCACCTATGTCACCGGCTCGCCCGGCGGCGGGGTCATCATCCAGTTCGTGGTGAAAACACTGGTGGCCCTGCTGGATTGGGGTCTGGATCCGCAACAGGCGGTGTCGATGGTGGACTTCGGGGCGGCCAACTCCCCGGTGACGGGCGTGGGCGGTGAGCATCCGGCGATCGATGCCGGCGATCACGGCGATCACGACCCGCTCGTACAGCGATTACGCCAGCTGGGTCATCAGGTTTCGGTGGACCCGCAATCCAGCGGCCTGTCCGCACTGGTCCGGGACGGAAACGGCTGGACCGGCGGCGCGGATCCGCGCCGCGAGGGCATTGTCCTCGGGGATACGCACTAG
- a CDS encoding PH domain-containing protein: MPVVRIWKRDGGAEEPRRTPDTSAASAQSKAGESEVSGAEVSGVQSKSTPEGEETDGPAPSGAQWDLEVRPQHAIMTSRIIAAVLFLAFAVGGIFMRTGSTGVNFRLADQLALILFGLLLAGSVLMLTRPRVRVGKQGVVVRNILGDNEFGWQDIRGISFADKKSWARLELVHDEYVPMMAIRTNDKLRAAAAMDRFRELGAKYTAGNPA, encoded by the coding sequence ATGCCTGTCGTCCGGATCTGGAAACGGGATGGCGGGGCGGAGGAACCGCGCCGCACGCCCGATACGTCCGCGGCGTCCGCCCAATCGAAGGCCGGTGAATCCGAAGTGTCTGGCGCCGAAGTGTCCGGGGTGCAATCGAAGTCGACTCCCGAAGGCGAGGAGACCGACGGCCCCGCGCCATCCGGTGCGCAGTGGGATCTCGAGGTGCGGCCGCAGCACGCGATCATGACCTCCCGGATCATCGCGGCGGTGCTGTTTCTGGCGTTCGCCGTGGGCGGCATCTTCATGCGGACGGGTTCGACCGGTGTGAATTTCCGGCTGGCCGATCAGCTGGCGCTCATCCTGTTCGGCCTGCTGCTGGCGGGTTCGGTGCTGATGCTCACCCGGCCCCGGGTGCGCGTCGGCAAACAGGGTGTCGTCGTCCGGAACATCCTCGGCGACAATGAGTTCGGCTGGCAGGATATTCGCGGCATTTCATTCGCGGACAAGAAGTCCTGGGCGCGACTGGAATTGGTGCACGATGAATACGTGCCCATGATGGCCATCCGCACCAACGACAAGTTGCGTGCGGCCGCCGCCATGGATCGCTTTCGCGAGCTGGGCGCCAAATACACCGCGGGCAATCCCGCCTGA
- a CDS encoding anti-sigma factor has protein sequence MINISAEQGLRATPVEIGVAASVSQLPIVRGLAETLVLLSEFTLDEVADIRLAVDEAASTVIALAVPGTTLQCVFTVGDTDLVVRVSGVAKAEGLPDQRSFGWHVLRTLSDEVTAAQGEFDSAISGYPTTVEFRRVRGKA, from the coding sequence GTGATCAACATTTCGGCGGAGCAAGGGCTGCGGGCCACACCGGTCGAGATCGGTGTTGCCGCCTCCGTCTCCCAGTTGCCCATCGTGCGCGGACTCGCCGAAACCCTGGTGTTGCTCAGCGAATTCACCCTCGACGAAGTCGCCGATATCCGCCTCGCCGTCGACGAGGCGGCCTCCACCGTCATCGCGCTGGCCGTACCCGGTACGACGCTGCAGTGTGTGTTCACTGTGGGCGATACGGATTTGGTGGTACGGGTCAGCGGTGTGGCCAAGGCCGAGGGGCTGCCGGATCAGCGCAGCTTCGGCTGGCATGTGCTGCGCACCCTCTCCGATGAGGTCACCGCCGCACAGGGTGAGTTCGACTCCGCAATCTCCGGATACCCGACGACGGTTGAGTTCCGGCGGGTCCGGGGGAAGGCGTAG
- the fmt gene encoding methionyl-tRNA formyltransferase, with amino-acid sequence MRLVFAGTPEPAVPSLRRLIESANHEVVAVVTRPDAVAGRGRKVTRSPIGLLADEHGIPVFTPKRPSEPEFIEQLTELAPDCCPVVAYGALLPERVLEIPRHGWINLHFSLLPAWRGAAPVQAAVLAGDEITGASTFLIEKGLDTGPVFGTVTEVVRATDTSGILLERLAESGAHLLESTLDGVEAGALHAVPQPLEGISYASKVEAEAGHIRWDEPALAISRRIRAVTPNPGAWTEVDGKRLKLGPIEMVEETLPEREIEVRKSGVFIGTATTAVRLIEVQPQGKRMMPALDWARGARLQPGAVVE; translated from the coding sequence ATGCGCCTGGTTTTTGCCGGCACCCCCGAACCGGCGGTGCCGTCGCTGCGCCGGCTCATCGAATCCGCGAACCACGAGGTGGTGGCCGTGGTGACCCGTCCCGATGCGGTCGCCGGGCGTGGCCGCAAGGTCACCCGCTCACCCATCGGGCTGCTCGCGGACGAGCACGGCATTCCGGTGTTCACCCCGAAGCGGCCGTCGGAGCCCGAATTCATCGAGCAGCTGACCGAATTGGCGCCGGACTGCTGTCCGGTGGTCGCCTACGGCGCGCTGCTGCCCGAGCGGGTGCTCGAGATTCCGCGGCACGGCTGGATCAATCTGCACTTCTCGCTGCTGCCCGCCTGGCGCGGCGCGGCGCCGGTGCAGGCGGCCGTTCTCGCCGGTGACGAGATCACCGGCGCCTCCACCTTCCTCATCGAGAAGGGCCTCGACACCGGTCCGGTCTTCGGCACCGTGACCGAGGTCGTGCGCGCCACCGATACCTCCGGCATCCTGCTCGAGCGCCTTGCCGAAAGCGGTGCGCACCTGCTGGAATCCACCCTCGACGGGGTGGAAGCCGGTGCCCTGCACGCGGTTCCGCAACCACTGGAGGGCATTTCGTACGCCTCCAAGGTGGAGGCGGAAGCGGGTCACATCCGCTGGGATGAGCCCGCCCTGGCCATCTCTCGCCGAATCCGCGCGGTCACCCCGAATCCGGGCGCGTGGACGGAGGTCGACGGTAAACGTCTCAAGCTCGGCCCGATCGAGATGGTGGAGGAGACCCTCCCCGAACGCGAGATCGAGGTCCGCAAGTCGGGCGTCTTCATCGGCACCGCCACCACAGCCGTCCGCCTCATCGAGGTGCAACCCCAAGGAAAACGCATGATGCCAGCCCTAGACTGGGCCCGCGGCGCCCGCCTCCAGCCCGGCGCGGTGGTCGAATGA
- a CDS encoding bifunctional 3,4-dihydroxy-2-butanone-4-phosphate synthase/GTP cyclohydrolase II, translating into MTRFDTIERAVADIAAGKAVVVVDDESRENEGDLIFAAEKATPELVAFMIRYTSGYICVPLTGEDCDRLGLPPMYAVNQDKHGTAYTVSVDARENISTGISAADRATTMRVLADRASKSDDLTRPGHVVPLRAKDGGVLRRAGHTEAAVDLARMAGLSPAGVICEIVSQKNEGDMARTEELRVFADEHDLALICIADMISWRRKNEKHVRRVAEARIPTEFGDFKAIGYESEYDDSEHVALVLGDIVGADGKGEDVLVRVHSECLTGDVFGSLRCDCGPQLNAALKLVSDEGRGVVLYMRGHEGRGIGLMHKLQAYQVQDEQQLDTYDANIAIGQPADARDYGTGAQILVDLGITSMRLLTNNPDKRAGIEGYGLSITERVQMPVRANSHNLHYLRTKRDRMGHDLVGLDDLDLGETAN; encoded by the coding sequence GTGACCAGGTTCGACACCATCGAGCGCGCAGTCGCCGACATCGCAGCCGGTAAGGCCGTTGTCGTCGTCGACGACGAGAGCCGGGAGAACGAGGGCGACCTCATCTTCGCAGCGGAGAAGGCGACACCCGAGCTGGTGGCCTTCATGATCCGCTACACCTCCGGCTACATCTGTGTGCCGCTCACCGGCGAGGACTGCGACCGCCTGGGCCTGCCGCCGATGTACGCGGTCAATCAGGACAAGCACGGCACCGCCTACACCGTCTCCGTGGATGCCCGCGAGAACATCTCCACCGGTATCTCGGCCGCCGATCGCGCCACCACTATGCGGGTGCTCGCCGATCGCGCCTCCAAGTCCGATGATCTGACCCGTCCGGGGCATGTGGTCCCGTTGCGCGCCAAGGACGGTGGCGTGCTGCGCCGCGCCGGGCACACCGAGGCCGCCGTGGATCTGGCGCGCATGGCCGGGCTCAGCCCCGCCGGCGTCATCTGCGAGATCGTCAGCCAGAAGAACGAAGGCGATATGGCGCGCACCGAGGAGCTGCGCGTCTTCGCCGACGAACACGATCTGGCGCTCATCTGCATCGCCGACATGATCTCCTGGCGGCGTAAGAACGAAAAGCATGTCCGCCGCGTCGCCGAGGCCCGCATCCCCACCGAGTTCGGTGACTTCAAGGCCATCGGCTACGAGAGCGAATACGACGATTCCGAGCATGTCGCGCTGGTCCTGGGCGATATCGTCGGCGCCGACGGCAAGGGTGAGGACGTGCTGGTGCGCGTGCACTCCGAATGCCTGACCGGTGATGTGTTCGGCTCGCTGCGCTGCGATTGCGGTCCGCAGCTGAATGCCGCGCTGAAGCTGGTCTCCGATGAGGGCCGCGGCGTGGTGCTGTACATGCGCGGGCACGAGGGCCGCGGCATCGGCCTCATGCACAAGCTGCAGGCCTACCAGGTGCAGGACGAGCAGCAGCTCGACACCTACGACGCCAATATCGCCATCGGCCAGCCCGCCGATGCGCGCGACTACGGCACCGGCGCACAGATTCTGGTGGATCTGGGCATCACCTCCATGCGGCTGCTGACCAATAATCCGGATAAGCGCGCGGGCATCGAGGGCTACGGTCTGAGCATTACCGAGCGGGTGCAGATGCCGGTTCGCGCCAATTCGCACAACCTGCACTACCTGCGCACCAAGCGGGATCGTATGGGTCACGATCTGGTCGGCCTGGACGATCTGGATCTCGGCGAAACCGCGAACTGA
- a CDS encoding riboflavin synthase: MFTGIVEELGEIVATEQLADAARLTIRGPLVTSDAGHGDSIAVNGVCLTVVDQQVAGDVFTVDVMAETLDRSSIGGLAVGSRVNLERAAAVSSRLGGHIVQGHVDGTGTVLSRTPSENWEVVRISLPDSIARYVVEKGSITVDGISLTVSGLGLAAEAAADGSKDWFEVSLIPTTRALTTLGSAPAGTTVNLEVDVIAKYVERLVQRG; the protein is encoded by the coding sequence ATGTTCACAGGCATCGTCGAGGAGCTGGGCGAGATCGTCGCCACAGAGCAACTGGCCGATGCGGCCCGCCTCACCATTCGCGGCCCGCTGGTGACCTCCGATGCCGGACACGGTGATTCGATCGCGGTCAACGGCGTCTGCCTGACCGTGGTGGACCAGCAGGTCGCCGGCGACGTCTTCACCGTGGATGTCATGGCCGAGACGCTCGACCGCTCCAGCATCGGCGGCCTCGCGGTCGGTTCCAGGGTGAATCTGGAACGCGCCGCCGCCGTCAGCAGCCGCCTCGGCGGTCATATCGTGCAGGGCCATGTGGACGGCACCGGCACCGTGCTCTCGCGCACCCCCTCGGAGAACTGGGAGGTGGTGCGAATCTCGCTGCCCGACAGCATCGCCCGCTACGTCGTCGAGAAGGGCTCCATCACCGTCGACGGCATTTCGCTGACCGTCTCCGGTCTCGGCCTCGCCGCTGAGGCGGCGGCCGACGGCAGCAAGGACTGGTTCGAGGTATCGCTGATCCCCACCACGCGTGCGCTCACCACGCTCGGGTCCGCGCCCGCCGGTACGACCGTGAACCTGGAGGTGGATGTGATCGCCAAGTACGTCGAGCGACTCGTCCAGCGCGGATGA